The Corvus moneduloides isolate bCorMon1 chromosome 18, bCorMon1.pri, whole genome shotgun sequence genome window below encodes:
- the SLC5A1 gene encoding sodium/glucose cotransporter 1 isoform X1 has product MESTIRINNPVDISVIVIYFLVVLAVGLWAMYSTNRGTVGGFFLAGRSMVWWPIGASLFASNIGSGHFVGIAGTAAAGGIAIGGYEWNALIFVVILGWLFVPIYIKAGVVTMPEYLKKRFGGKRIQIYLSVLSLMLYIFTKISADIFSGAVFIQLAIGLNLYVAIIILLFITALYTITGGLAAVIYTDTLQTFIMVVGSFILMGYAFAEVGGYEAFMQKYMEAIPSNISYGNTVVDPECYTPRKDAFHIFRDAVTGDLPWPGLIFGLSILAMWYWCTDQVIVQRCLSGKNMSHVKAGCIMCGYLKLLPMFIIVMPGMISRILYTDVVACVVPEVCQHYCGTSVGCTNIAYPKMVVELMPKGLRGLMLSVMLASLMSSLTSIFNSASTLFTMDIYTKFRSRPSEKELMLAGRAFMLLLIGISIAWVPVVQSAQSGQLFDYIQSVTSYLGPPIAAVFLLAVFCKRVNEQGAFWGLIVGLLAGLSRMIAEFAYGTGSCVAPSNCPFIICGIHYLYFAIILFGVSAIVILSVSFMTKPIPDVHLYRLCWSLRNSKEERIDLDADEEQDKADEKDDESVNEENQEDPGCWRKAYNWFCGLDQQKGPKLSKEEEEALKKKLTDTSEVPLWRNVVNINGIILLTVAVFCHGYFA; this is encoded by the exons ATGGAATCCACCATAAGGATCAACAATCCTGTGGACATCTCTGTTATTGTCATCTATTTTTTGGTAGTTCTGGCAGTGGGACTATGG gctatgTACTCCACCAACCGAGGCACAGTGGGTGGGTTTTTCCTGGCTGGACGGAGCATGGTTTGGTGGCCG aTTGGTGCTTCTCTGTTTGCCAGCAACATTGGCAGTGGGCACTTTGTGGGAAtagcaggaacagcagcagctggaggaattGCCATCGGAGGATATGAATGGAAT GCTCTGATATTTGTGGTGATTCTAGGATGGCTCTTTGTACCCATCTACATCAAAGCTGGG GTGGTGACAATGCCAGAGTACCTGAAGAAGCGTTTTGGTGGGAAACGGATCCAGATCTACCTGTCAGTCCTTTCTCTGATGCTGTATATTTTCACAAAGATCTCA gcCGACATATTCTCTGGAGCTGTATTTATCCAGCTGGCCATTGGGCTGAATCTTTATGTGGCCATAATTATCCTGCTTTTTATTACTGCTCTTTACACCATCACAG GTGGCCTTGCAGCTGTGATTTACACAGACACCTTACAAACATTCATCATGGTAGTGGGATCCTTTATTCTCATGGGATATG catttgctgAAGTAGGAGGGTACGAGGCTTTCATGCAGAAGTACATGGAAGCGATTCCATCCAACATATCCTATGGAAATACCGTGGTGGATCCGGAGTGCTACACTCCTCGTAAGGATGCCTTTCACATCTTCCGAGACGCTGTCACCGGGGATctgccatggccagggctcATCTTTGGCCTGAGCATCCTTGCCATGTGGTACTGGTGCACGGATCAG GTTATTGTCCAAAGATGTCTCTCTGGCAAGAACATGTCCCATGTGAAGGCTGGCTGTATCATGTGTGGGTACCTCAAACTCTTGCCCATGTTTATCATAGTGATGCCTGGAATGATCAGCCGTATTTTGTACACAG ATGTGGTGGCTTGTGTTGTGCCTGAAGTCTGTCAGCACTACTGTGGCACCTCAGTGGGCTGTACAAATATTGCTTATCCAAAAATGGTAGTGGAGCTCATGCCAAAGG GTCTGCGCGGTCTGATGCTGTCAGTCATGCTGGCCTCCCTTATGAGCTCCCTGACTTCCATTTTTAACAGTGCCAGTACTTTGTTCACGATGGACATTTACACCAAATTTCGGAGCCGGCCATCCGAGAAGGAGCTGATGCTGGCTGGCAG GGCTTTTATGTTACTTTTAATTGGCATCAGCATTGCCTGGGTTCCTGTGGTGCAGTCAGCTCAGAGTGGGCAGCTCTTTGATTATATTCAGTCAGTTACCAGCTACCTGGGACCTCccattgctgctgttttcctgcttgctgTCTTCTGCAAGCGTGTCAATGAGCAG GGTGCCTTCTGGGGCCTAATTGTTGGGCTGCTGGCTGGACTCAGCAGGATGATTGCAGAGTTTGCCTACGGAACTGGCAGCTGTGTGGCCCCTTCCAACTGCCCCTTCATCATCTGTGGCATTCACTACCTCTACTTTGCAATTATCCTCTTTGGGGTTTCCGCCATCGTCATCCTGTCAGTCTCCTTCATGACCAAGCCCATTCCTGATGTACAT CTTTACCGCTTGTGCTGGTCCTTGCGGAACAGCAAAGAAGAACGGATTGATCTCGATGCAGATGAGGAGCAGGACAAAGCTGATGAAAAAGATGATGAATCAG TTAATGAGGAAAACCAGGAGGACCCAGGATGCTGGAGGAAAGCTTACAACTGGTTCTGTGGCTTGGATCAACAGAAAGGCCCCAAACTGagcaaggaagaagaggaggcaCTGAAGAAGAAACTGACGGACACCAGTGAAGTGCCACTGTGGAGAAACGTTGTGAATATCAATGGCATCATCCTCTTGACTGTGGCTGTGTTTTGCCATGGCTACTTTGCATAA
- the SLC5A1 gene encoding sodium/glucose cotransporter 1 isoform X2, with protein sequence MYSTNRGTVGGFFLAGRSMVWWPIGASLFASNIGSGHFVGIAGTAAAGGIAIGGYEWNALIFVVILGWLFVPIYIKAGVVTMPEYLKKRFGGKRIQIYLSVLSLMLYIFTKISADIFSGAVFIQLAIGLNLYVAIIILLFITALYTITGGLAAVIYTDTLQTFIMVVGSFILMGYAFAEVGGYEAFMQKYMEAIPSNISYGNTVVDPECYTPRKDAFHIFRDAVTGDLPWPGLIFGLSILAMWYWCTDQVIVQRCLSGKNMSHVKAGCIMCGYLKLLPMFIIVMPGMISRILYTDVVACVVPEVCQHYCGTSVGCTNIAYPKMVVELMPKGLRGLMLSVMLASLMSSLTSIFNSASTLFTMDIYTKFRSRPSEKELMLAGRAFMLLLIGISIAWVPVVQSAQSGQLFDYIQSVTSYLGPPIAAVFLLAVFCKRVNEQGAFWGLIVGLLAGLSRMIAEFAYGTGSCVAPSNCPFIICGIHYLYFAIILFGVSAIVILSVSFMTKPIPDVHLYRLCWSLRNSKEERIDLDADEEQDKADEKDDESVNEENQEDPGCWRKAYNWFCGLDQQKGPKLSKEEEEALKKKLTDTSEVPLWRNVVNINGIILLTVAVFCHGYFA encoded by the exons atgTACTCCACCAACCGAGGCACAGTGGGTGGGTTTTTCCTGGCTGGACGGAGCATGGTTTGGTGGCCG aTTGGTGCTTCTCTGTTTGCCAGCAACATTGGCAGTGGGCACTTTGTGGGAAtagcaggaacagcagcagctggaggaattGCCATCGGAGGATATGAATGGAAT GCTCTGATATTTGTGGTGATTCTAGGATGGCTCTTTGTACCCATCTACATCAAAGCTGGG GTGGTGACAATGCCAGAGTACCTGAAGAAGCGTTTTGGTGGGAAACGGATCCAGATCTACCTGTCAGTCCTTTCTCTGATGCTGTATATTTTCACAAAGATCTCA gcCGACATATTCTCTGGAGCTGTATTTATCCAGCTGGCCATTGGGCTGAATCTTTATGTGGCCATAATTATCCTGCTTTTTATTACTGCTCTTTACACCATCACAG GTGGCCTTGCAGCTGTGATTTACACAGACACCTTACAAACATTCATCATGGTAGTGGGATCCTTTATTCTCATGGGATATG catttgctgAAGTAGGAGGGTACGAGGCTTTCATGCAGAAGTACATGGAAGCGATTCCATCCAACATATCCTATGGAAATACCGTGGTGGATCCGGAGTGCTACACTCCTCGTAAGGATGCCTTTCACATCTTCCGAGACGCTGTCACCGGGGATctgccatggccagggctcATCTTTGGCCTGAGCATCCTTGCCATGTGGTACTGGTGCACGGATCAG GTTATTGTCCAAAGATGTCTCTCTGGCAAGAACATGTCCCATGTGAAGGCTGGCTGTATCATGTGTGGGTACCTCAAACTCTTGCCCATGTTTATCATAGTGATGCCTGGAATGATCAGCCGTATTTTGTACACAG ATGTGGTGGCTTGTGTTGTGCCTGAAGTCTGTCAGCACTACTGTGGCACCTCAGTGGGCTGTACAAATATTGCTTATCCAAAAATGGTAGTGGAGCTCATGCCAAAGG GTCTGCGCGGTCTGATGCTGTCAGTCATGCTGGCCTCCCTTATGAGCTCCCTGACTTCCATTTTTAACAGTGCCAGTACTTTGTTCACGATGGACATTTACACCAAATTTCGGAGCCGGCCATCCGAGAAGGAGCTGATGCTGGCTGGCAG GGCTTTTATGTTACTTTTAATTGGCATCAGCATTGCCTGGGTTCCTGTGGTGCAGTCAGCTCAGAGTGGGCAGCTCTTTGATTATATTCAGTCAGTTACCAGCTACCTGGGACCTCccattgctgctgttttcctgcttgctgTCTTCTGCAAGCGTGTCAATGAGCAG GGTGCCTTCTGGGGCCTAATTGTTGGGCTGCTGGCTGGACTCAGCAGGATGATTGCAGAGTTTGCCTACGGAACTGGCAGCTGTGTGGCCCCTTCCAACTGCCCCTTCATCATCTGTGGCATTCACTACCTCTACTTTGCAATTATCCTCTTTGGGGTTTCCGCCATCGTCATCCTGTCAGTCTCCTTCATGACCAAGCCCATTCCTGATGTACAT CTTTACCGCTTGTGCTGGTCCTTGCGGAACAGCAAAGAAGAACGGATTGATCTCGATGCAGATGAGGAGCAGGACAAAGCTGATGAAAAAGATGATGAATCAG TTAATGAGGAAAACCAGGAGGACCCAGGATGCTGGAGGAAAGCTTACAACTGGTTCTGTGGCTTGGATCAACAGAAAGGCCCCAAACTGagcaaggaagaagaggaggcaCTGAAGAAGAAACTGACGGACACCAGTGAAGTGCCACTGTGGAGAAACGTTGTGAATATCAATGGCATCATCCTCTTGACTGTGGCTGTGTTTTGCCATGGCTACTTTGCATAA